In one Aeromicrobium wangtongii genomic region, the following are encoded:
- the ykgO gene encoding type B 50S ribosomal protein L36 yields the protein MKVRNSLSSLKNQAGSQVVRRRGRTFVINKANPRLKARQG from the coding sequence ATGAAGGTCCGCAACTCGCTGTCATCGCTGAAGAACCAGGCCGGCTCGCAGGTCGTGCGTCGCCGCGGCCGCACGTTCGTCATCAACAAGGCCAATCCCCGCCTGAAGGCCCGCCAGGGCTGA
- a CDS encoding SCO1664 family protein, which produces MTTDADLQCGDIELEGRIMPASNATFVGSIGAVKIVYKPVAGEQPLWDFPDGNLARREVAAYLVSEVLGWDVVPRTWLRDGPMGPGMVQLWQDVDPTQDAVDLVPSDAVPEHGWRHVFDGFDAHDRPVSLIHEDSPELRRMAVFDVITNNADRKGGHVLEMPGGHRYGIDHGLTFHAEHKLRTVLWGWVDEALTPYELEGVERVRAALAGELGSALGDLLTEWEISAFAARCDAMLRKPRFPRPRGHMPAIPWPPF; this is translated from the coding sequence TTGACCACGGACGCCGATCTCCAGTGCGGCGACATCGAGCTGGAGGGGCGGATCATGCCGGCCTCCAACGCGACCTTCGTCGGGAGCATCGGTGCGGTCAAGATCGTCTACAAGCCGGTCGCCGGCGAGCAGCCGCTGTGGGACTTCCCCGACGGCAACCTGGCCAGACGCGAGGTGGCGGCGTACCTGGTCTCCGAGGTGCTCGGGTGGGACGTCGTGCCACGGACCTGGCTGCGCGACGGGCCCATGGGGCCGGGCATGGTGCAGCTGTGGCAGGACGTCGACCCCACCCAGGACGCCGTCGACCTGGTGCCGTCCGACGCGGTGCCGGAGCACGGCTGGCGGCACGTGTTCGACGGCTTCGACGCCCACGACCGTCCGGTCTCGCTGATCCACGAGGACTCCCCCGAGCTTCGCCGGATGGCGGTGTTCGACGTCATCACCAACAACGCCGACCGCAAGGGCGGTCACGTGCTTGAGATGCCCGGCGGGCACCGGTACGGCATCGACCACGGCCTGACGTTCCACGCCGAGCACAAGCTGCGGACCGTGCTGTGGGGCTGGGTCGACGAGGCGCTGACCCCGTACGAGCTGGAGGGAGTCGAGCGGGTCCGCGCGGCGCTGGCCGGTGAGCTCGGCAGCGCCCTGGGCGATCTGCTGACGGAGTGGGAGATCAGCGCCTTCGCGGCGCGCTGCGACGCGATGCTGCGTAAACCTCGCTTTCCCCGTCCCCGCGGGCACATGCCGGCCATCCCGTGGCCGCCGTTCTGA
- a CDS encoding M20 family metallopeptidase, translating into MDLDALIADTREMVECESPSADLEAVARSAEVVARVGRRRLGVEPVRIVLDGRTHLRWRLGTGPSRVLLVGHHDTVWATGSLATRPCTVEGGVLRGPGCFDMKAGLAMAFQAAAGLDGVTVLVTGDEELGSPSSRAMIEDEARIASAALVLEGAGPGGALKSARKGVSLYDVVVRGRAAHAGLEPERGINATLELAHQALAVAALGDPLTGTTVTPTAARAGATTNTIPAEGSFAVDVRVRTLAEQDRVDLAIRSLGPVLPGARTLVTGGPNRPPMEAESSAQLLDRVRAIAERLGLPPVPAMAVGGASDGNFTAGVGTPTLDGLGAVGGGAHADDEHVLVDELPGRTRLVRSLITELLAVPTAECDTAGAGRR; encoded by the coding sequence ATGGATCTCGACGCGCTCATCGCCGACACGCGGGAGATGGTGGAGTGCGAGTCGCCCTCCGCCGACCTGGAGGCGGTCGCCCGCTCGGCGGAGGTCGTCGCGCGGGTGGGCCGTCGCCGGCTCGGGGTCGAGCCGGTGCGGATCGTGCTCGACGGCCGGACCCACCTGCGCTGGCGCCTGGGCACGGGACCGTCGCGCGTGCTGCTCGTGGGTCACCACGACACGGTGTGGGCGACGGGCTCCCTCGCGACCCGGCCGTGCACCGTCGAGGGCGGGGTCCTGCGCGGTCCCGGCTGCTTCGACATGAAGGCGGGGCTGGCGATGGCCTTCCAGGCCGCCGCAGGGCTGGACGGCGTCACCGTGCTGGTCACCGGCGACGAGGAGCTGGGCTCTCCGTCGTCACGGGCGATGATCGAGGACGAGGCGCGCATCGCGTCGGCCGCCCTCGTGCTGGAAGGTGCCGGCCCCGGTGGGGCGCTGAAGTCCGCCCGCAAGGGCGTCTCGCTCTACGACGTCGTCGTGCGGGGACGTGCGGCGCACGCCGGCCTCGAGCCCGAGCGCGGCATCAACGCGACGCTCGAGCTGGCCCACCAGGCGCTGGCCGTCGCGGCGCTCGGCGACCCCCTGACCGGCACGACGGTGACGCCCACCGCGGCGCGGGCGGGCGCGACGACCAACACGATCCCCGCCGAGGGATCGTTCGCGGTCGACGTCCGGGTCCGCACGCTCGCCGAGCAGGACCGCGTCGACCTGGCGATCCGGTCGCTCGGCCCCGTGCTGCCCGGCGCCCGGACGCTCGTGACCGGCGGCCCCAACCGGCCGCCCATGGAAGCCGAGTCCTCCGCCCAGCTGCTGGACCGGGTCCGCGCGATCGCCGAACGGCTCGGGCTGCCACCCGTCCCGGCGATGGCGGTCGGCGGCGCATCCGACGGCAATTTCACCGCCGGGGTCGGCACGCCGACGCTGGACGGGCTCGGAGCCGTGGGCGGTGGCGCCCACGCCGACGACGAGCACGTCCTCGTGGACGAGCTGCCGGGACGCACCCGGCTCGTCCGCTCGCTGATCACCGAGCTGCTGGCGGTCCCGACCGCCGAGTGCGACACCGCAGGGGCCGGCCGGCGATGA
- a CDS encoding histidine phosphatase family protein has protein sequence MATVILVRHGRTTANASGVLAGRTAGVRLDDVGRRQADRTAERLAVVPLAGVVTSPLERCRQTTRAILAHQDAAVPTSVERGITECDYGDWQGRKLAELAKEELWSVVQSQPSAAVFPGGESLAMMQARSVAAIRRHDAAFEAEHGRGAVWVAVSHGDIIKSILADALGMHLDLFQRINVNPASVSIIRYGTSRPDVLATNTDAGDLSWLRTKPADEDAQVGGGAGHEAPAAARS, from the coding sequence ATGGCCACTGTGATCCTGGTGCGGCACGGCCGCACCACTGCGAATGCCAGCGGCGTCCTCGCCGGCCGCACCGCCGGCGTCCGGCTCGACGACGTCGGGCGCCGTCAGGCCGACCGAACCGCCGAGCGACTGGCCGTCGTGCCGCTGGCCGGTGTCGTCACGAGCCCGCTGGAGCGATGCCGGCAGACGACGCGCGCGATCCTCGCCCACCAGGACGCGGCGGTGCCCACCTCCGTCGAGCGCGGCATCACCGAGTGCGACTACGGCGACTGGCAGGGACGCAAGCTCGCCGAGCTGGCCAAGGAGGAGCTGTGGTCGGTCGTGCAGTCACAGCCGTCCGCGGCCGTCTTTCCCGGCGGTGAGTCGCTCGCCATGATGCAGGCCCGCTCGGTCGCGGCGATCCGTCGCCACGACGCGGCCTTCGAGGCCGAGCACGGACGCGGCGCGGTGTGGGTCGCGGTCAGCCACGGCGACATCATCAAGTCGATCCTGGCCGATGCGCTGGGGATGCACCTGGACCTGTTCCAGCGCATCAACGTCAACCCGGCCTCGGTGTCGATCATCCGGTACGGCACGAGCCGCCCCGACGTCCTGGCCACCAACACCGATGCCGGCGATCTGTCCTGGCTGCGCACGAAGCCGGCCGACGAGGACGCGCAGGTCGGTGGCGGGGCAGGCCATGAGGCGCCCGCTGCGGCGCGCTCCTAG
- a CDS encoding sulfurtransferase, whose translation MTDSEPPLVSTAWLATHLEHPTLRILDATVDLTHPGDPGTSWAVASGAAEHAAEHIPGALHADLLSQFSAPTGIFQRPDADQVTAALAELGIGSFSRIVIYDRAATVWAARLWWVLRSFGIEASVLDGGLTAWQAEGRPTTSEPTPVTPCRPPAVTDRSELFADCEEVLSVVRDGGACLVNTLSTSEFTASEPTFFARGGRIPGSLNVPSFTLLAGDNTFLPVQALRKRFADVLTGPDRKILYCGIGVAACVDALALTLLGETDVAVYDASYEEWAADLSLPVEVHA comes from the coding sequence GTGACCGACAGCGAGCCACCTCTTGTGTCCACCGCCTGGCTGGCGACACATCTCGAGCACCCCACGCTGCGGATCCTGGACGCGACCGTCGACCTCACCCATCCCGGCGACCCGGGCACCAGCTGGGCGGTGGCGTCGGGAGCCGCTGAGCACGCGGCCGAGCACATCCCCGGAGCGCTGCACGCCGATCTGCTCTCCCAGTTCTCGGCGCCGACCGGGATCTTCCAGCGGCCCGACGCCGATCAGGTGACGGCCGCGCTGGCCGAGCTCGGCATCGGCAGCTTCTCGCGCATCGTGATCTACGATCGCGCCGCCACGGTGTGGGCCGCCCGCCTGTGGTGGGTGCTGCGATCGTTCGGGATCGAGGCCTCCGTCCTGGACGGCGGGCTCACGGCCTGGCAGGCGGAGGGCAGGCCCACCACGTCCGAGCCGACGCCGGTCACCCCGTGCCGGCCCCCGGCCGTGACCGACCGGAGCGAGCTGTTCGCGGACTGCGAGGAGGTGCTGTCGGTGGTCAGGGACGGCGGCGCCTGCCTGGTCAACACCCTGAGCACATCGGAGTTCACGGCGTCCGAGCCCACCTTCTTCGCGCGCGGTGGCCGCATCCCGGGCAGCCTGAACGTGCCCTCCTTCACCCTGCTGGCCGGCGACAACACCTTCCTGCCCGTCCAGGCCCTGCGCAAGCGGTTCGCCGATGTGTTGACCGGGCCGGACCGCAAGATCCTGTACTGCGGCATCGGGGTCGCGGCCTGCGTCGACGCGCTGGCCCTGACCCTGCTTGGAGAGACCGACGTCGCGGTCTACGACGCCTCGTACGAGGAGTGGGCCGCCGACCTGTCCCTCCCGGTCGAGGTGCACGCCTGA
- a CDS encoding DUF3090 domain-containing protein translates to MPPIVHGFDWPDRLVVGTVGLPGERTFYLQAQTGARLVSVALEKEQAAALSERVEEVLDALMGEEGNPFSVPALTPEGLVDNAPLAQPVEEQFRAGALSLGWDPTTAQLVIDAFPIPVIDPDELEGLEPDDEIEIEPDEVLRVRIPVGLARAFAKRTREVVGAGRPICPLCRQPMDGDDHVCELPDGFR, encoded by the coding sequence ATGCCCCCGATCGTGCACGGATTCGACTGGCCCGACCGTCTGGTGGTCGGCACCGTCGGCCTGCCGGGAGAACGCACCTTCTACCTGCAGGCCCAGACGGGCGCTCGCCTGGTCAGCGTCGCCCTCGAGAAGGAGCAGGCCGCGGCCCTGTCCGAACGCGTCGAGGAGGTCCTGGACGCCCTGATGGGCGAGGAGGGCAACCCGTTCAGCGTCCCGGCCCTCACCCCCGAGGGGCTCGTCGACAACGCTCCGCTCGCGCAGCCCGTCGAGGAGCAGTTCCGCGCCGGCGCCCTCAGCTTGGGCTGGGACCCGACGACCGCCCAGCTGGTGATCGACGCCTTCCCGATCCCGGTCATCGACCCCGACGAGCTGGAGGGCCTGGAGCCCGACGACGAGATCGAGATCGAGCCCGACGAGGTGCTGCGCGTCCGCATCCCGGTGGGCCTCGCGCGGGCCTTCGCCAAGCGCACCCGCGAGGTGGTGGGGGCCGGACGCCCGATCTGCCCCCTGTGCCGCCAGCCGATGGACGGCGACGACCACGTCTGCGAGCTCCCTGACGGGTTCCGTTGA
- a CDS encoding GNAT family N-acetyltransferase: protein MTKLALAPQLDAARVAEAAASAAGVDVRELSGLPELEQVLDLYARVWGRNDNPPLTLELLRAFTKAGNYVGGAFTADGRLVGACVGFFHAPADDALHSHIAGVDRTMVGRHVGFALKLHQRAWALERDISEIAWTFDPLVSRNAYFNLVKLAARPAEYLPNFYGPLTDTINGSDESDRLLVRWRLRDPAVERACSGDRTSEAVDDELRAGAVTAVGLGADGGPVAGRLDGAVSLVAVPRDISLLRSTDPELAHRWRTAVRDVLSELLADGARITGFDRSGWYVVRRQL from the coding sequence ATGACCAAGCTTGCCCTCGCCCCCCAGCTCGACGCCGCGCGCGTCGCGGAGGCCGCGGCGTCGGCCGCCGGTGTCGACGTGCGCGAGCTCAGCGGGCTCCCGGAGCTCGAGCAGGTGCTCGACCTGTATGCGCGGGTGTGGGGCCGCAACGACAACCCGCCCCTGACGCTCGAGCTGCTGCGTGCCTTCACGAAGGCCGGCAACTACGTCGGCGGTGCGTTTACTGCCGACGGCCGCCTGGTCGGGGCGTGCGTGGGCTTCTTCCACGCGCCGGCCGATGACGCCCTCCACAGCCACATCGCCGGGGTCGACCGCACGATGGTCGGCCGGCACGTCGGCTTCGCGCTCAAGCTGCACCAGCGCGCGTGGGCGCTCGAGCGCGACATCTCCGAGATCGCCTGGACGTTCGACCCGCTGGTGAGCCGCAACGCCTACTTCAACCTGGTCAAGCTCGCCGCCCGGCCGGCCGAGTACCTGCCCAACTTCTACGGTCCGCTGACCGACACGATCAACGGCAGCGACGAGTCCGACCGGCTGCTGGTGCGCTGGCGCCTGCGCGATCCCGCGGTCGAGCGCGCCTGCTCCGGCGACCGGACGTCCGAGGCCGTCGACGACGAGCTGCGGGCCGGGGCGGTGACGGCCGTCGGCCTGGGAGCGGACGGTGGCCCGGTCGCCGGACGGCTCGACGGCGCGGTGTCGCTGGTCGCCGTCCCGCGCGACATCAGCCTGCTGCGGTCCACGGACCCCGAGCTGGCCCACCGCTGGCGAACCGCGGTCAGGGACGTGCTGTCGGAGCTGCTGGCCGACGGCGCGCGCATCACCGGCTTCGACCGATCCGGGTGGTACGTCGTGAGGAGGCAGCTGTGA
- the menC gene encoding o-succinylbenzoate synthase — protein MKLEGVELIHVSMPLVSPFRTSFGTQVTRDLLLLRLVTDEGEGWGECVTMPDPLYSSEYVAGAADVLRRFLVPALAASGPLDASRVATVLSPFKGHRMAKAALEMAVLDAELRAEGRSFGRELGAVHDRVPCGVSVGIMDSVPQLLDAVDGYLDQGYVRIKLKIEPGWDVEPVRAVRERFGDDVLLQVDANTAYTLADARHLARLDPFDLLLIEQPLEEEDILGHADLARQITTPVCLDESITSAQSAAAAIRLGACQVVNVKPGRVGGYLESRRIHDVCAANGVPVWCGGMLETGIGRAANIALAALPGFTMPGDTSASDRYYRTDITEPFVLDDGMLSVPTGPGIGVLPVPERLADVTTHTEWVSG, from the coding sequence GTGAAGCTCGAGGGCGTCGAGCTGATCCACGTCTCGATGCCGCTCGTCTCGCCGTTCCGCACCTCCTTCGGCACGCAGGTCACCCGCGACCTGCTCCTGCTGCGTCTCGTGACGGACGAGGGGGAGGGGTGGGGCGAGTGCGTCACGATGCCCGACCCGCTCTACTCCTCGGAGTACGTCGCGGGCGCCGCGGACGTCCTGCGCCGCTTCCTCGTGCCCGCCCTGGCCGCGTCCGGGCCCCTCGACGCGTCGCGGGTCGCGACGGTCCTGTCGCCGTTCAAGGGCCACCGGATGGCCAAGGCCGCGCTCGAGATGGCGGTGCTGGACGCCGAGCTGCGCGCCGAGGGCCGATCGTTCGGACGTGAGCTGGGCGCGGTCCACGACCGGGTGCCGTGCGGTGTCTCGGTGGGCATCATGGACAGCGTCCCGCAGCTGCTCGACGCCGTCGACGGCTACCTGGACCAGGGGTACGTCCGCATCAAGCTCAAGATCGAGCCCGGCTGGGACGTCGAGCCGGTGCGCGCCGTGCGGGAGCGGTTCGGTGACGACGTGCTGCTGCAGGTCGACGCGAACACCGCCTACACGCTCGCCGACGCCCGGCACCTGGCGCGCCTCGACCCGTTCGACCTGCTGCTGATCGAGCAGCCCCTGGAGGAGGAGGACATCCTGGGGCACGCCGACCTCGCGCGGCAGATCACGACGCCGGTGTGCCTGGACGAGTCGATCACCTCGGCGCAGTCGGCCGCGGCGGCGATCCGGCTGGGCGCCTGCCAGGTGGTCAACGTCAAGCCCGGACGAGTCGGCGGCTACCTGGAGTCACGCCGCATCCACGATGTGTGTGCCGCCAACGGGGTGCCGGTGTGGTGCGGTGGGATGCTCGAGACCGGCATCGGTCGCGCCGCGAACATCGCCCTGGCGGCGCTGCCCGGGTTCACGATGCCGGGCGACACCTCGGCGTCGGACCGCTACTACCGCACCGACATCACCGAGCCCTTCGTCCTCGACGACGGGATGCTGTCGGTGCCGACCGGACCGGGCATCGGCGTGCTGCCGGTCCCCGAGCGCCTGGCGGACGTCACGACGCACACCGAGTGGGTCAGCGGCTGA
- a CDS encoding PucR family transcriptional regulator: MPSSTPRPRASLVRVLDDLGATLLDLVHGDTSRVDDIGGIVIHDRVDAPVLPRHALVLGVAIDDPTEIAGLLGDLGRQDAAGLVIRAPVPFTDEVRAAAEASGVALLGLSRGAPWAHIATMLRSVLAEGDVGGPASETLGGLPSGDLFAVANAISSLLDAPVTIEDNSSRVLAFSSRQDEADSSRVETILGRQVPERYARILNERGVFRDLHRSDQPIYVDEIVADDGSVTLPRVAVAVRAGDEVLGSIWAAVTGPLSEARAGALRDTAQLVALHLLRVRAGADTGRRVRADLLSSVLEGGQGARESLERLGLADARLLVLACTLAGPGASHQGDPSAAHEQQRLADAFAMHLSAVNPRSASALIDGVAYGLVAAGGSPEEAEARATRIATDFLGRIGDRSRPIVAVGPAATHLSDIVRARATTDRILRVLREAGGSRSVARLADVQTESLLMELRDRTIARGEQLTGPLARLVEYDRQHDGQLVPTLQAWLDAFGDVTKASEALFVHTNTFRYRLRRVAEVGEVDLLDSGQRFALTLLLRLWPGLAGGAEQESWPDP; this comes from the coding sequence ATGCCGAGCTCCACCCCGCGTCCTCGTGCCAGCCTGGTGCGCGTCCTGGACGACCTCGGCGCGACCCTGCTCGACCTGGTGCACGGCGACACGAGCCGCGTCGACGACATCGGCGGGATCGTGATCCACGACCGGGTCGACGCGCCGGTGCTGCCCCGGCACGCGCTCGTCCTGGGCGTCGCGATCGACGACCCGACCGAGATCGCCGGGCTGCTGGGCGACCTGGGCCGCCAGGACGCGGCAGGGCTGGTCATCCGCGCTCCCGTCCCGTTCACCGACGAGGTGCGGGCAGCCGCCGAGGCATCCGGTGTGGCACTGCTGGGGCTGAGCCGTGGAGCGCCGTGGGCGCACATCGCGACCATGCTGCGGTCCGTGCTCGCCGAGGGCGATGTGGGCGGTCCGGCCTCCGAGACGCTGGGCGGTCTGCCGTCGGGTGATCTGTTCGCGGTCGCCAACGCGATCTCGTCGCTGCTCGACGCCCCGGTCACGATCGAGGACAACAGCTCGCGGGTGCTGGCCTTCTCCAGCCGGCAGGACGAGGCCGACTCGTCGCGGGTCGAGACGATCCTGGGTCGCCAGGTGCCGGAGCGCTATGCGCGCATCCTCAACGAGCGCGGCGTCTTCCGCGACCTGCACCGATCCGATCAGCCGATCTACGTCGACGAGATCGTCGCGGACGACGGCTCGGTGACGCTGCCCCGGGTCGCGGTGGCGGTCCGCGCCGGCGACGAGGTGCTGGGCTCGATCTGGGCGGCCGTCACGGGCCCGCTGAGCGAGGCGCGTGCCGGGGCGCTGCGGGACACGGCGCAGCTGGTCGCGCTGCATCTGCTGCGGGTCCGGGCGGGCGCCGACACCGGCCGCCGGGTGCGTGCCGACCTGCTCAGCTCGGTGCTCGAGGGCGGCCAGGGCGCCCGGGAGTCGTTGGAGCGGCTGGGCCTTGCCGATGCGCGCCTGCTGGTGCTGGCCTGCACGCTGGCCGGCCCCGGCGCATCCCACCAGGGCGATCCGTCGGCCGCGCACGAGCAGCAAAGGCTGGCCGATGCGTTCGCGATGCACCTCAGCGCGGTCAACCCCCGCTCGGCGTCAGCCCTGATCGACGGCGTCGCGTACGGCCTGGTGGCGGCGGGCGGATCGCCTGAGGAGGCCGAGGCGCGGGCGACCCGCATCGCGACGGACTTCCTCGGACGCATCGGCGACCGGTCCCGGCCGATCGTGGCGGTCGGGCCCGCTGCGACCCATCTGTCCGACATCGTGCGCGCCCGGGCCACGACCGATCGCATCCTGCGGGTGCTGCGCGAGGCCGGGGGATCCCGATCGGTGGCGCGGCTGGCCGACGTGCAGACCGAGTCCCTGCTGATGGAGCTGCGGGACCGGACGATCGCGCGCGGCGAGCAGCTGACCGGTCCGCTGGCCCGGCTCGTCGAGTACGACCGGCAGCACGACGGTCAGCTGGTGCCGACCCTCCAGGCCTGGCTCGACGCCTTCGGCGACGTCACCAAGGCGTCCGAGGCCCTGTTCGTGCACACCAACACCTTCCGGTACCGGTTGCGCCGCGTCGCGGAGGTCGGCGAGGTGGATCTGCTCGACTCCGGTCAGCGGTTCGCCCTGACGTTGCTGCTGCGGCTGTGGCCCGGGCTGGCCGGCGGTGCCGAGCAGGAGTCCTGGCCCGATCCGTGA
- a CDS encoding NAD-dependent epimerase/dehydratase family protein, whose product MAAVLMAADALLIGCGDLGADIGLRLAAQGHDVVAIRRRGDLVPSPLTGVSADLTRERPVLPALDLDRLVVALTARPRSEQAYRQTYVEGMQRALDAVDAAGQRPARAVLVSSTAVYADADPGRLLDETTPPEPGDGPGRMLLKAERVFLDRVPAGTVVRFSGLYGHGEPRLVAQVQRGEVSDPHRWTNRIHRDDAAAAVVHLLTMDDQPERLYIGTDDEPALLGDVAAHVAAQLELPAPPRADPARGHGKRLSNARLRASGWVPQFPTYRQGYVADQ is encoded by the coding sequence GTGGCCGCCGTTCTGATGGCCGCCGACGCGCTGCTGATCGGCTGCGGCGACCTGGGAGCCGACATCGGTCTGCGCCTGGCCGCCCAGGGGCACGATGTGGTCGCGATCCGCCGCCGCGGCGATCTCGTGCCGTCGCCGCTGACCGGTGTGTCGGCCGATCTCACCCGGGAGCGCCCCGTCCTGCCGGCGCTGGACCTGGACCGTCTCGTGGTCGCCCTCACCGCCCGGCCACGCAGCGAGCAGGCGTACCGGCAGACCTATGTCGAGGGCATGCAACGGGCGCTGGACGCCGTGGACGCAGCCGGGCAGCGACCGGCACGAGCCGTGCTCGTGTCGTCGACCGCGGTCTACGCCGATGCCGACCCGGGCCGGCTGCTGGACGAGACGACGCCGCCGGAGCCCGGCGACGGGCCGGGTCGGATGCTGCTCAAGGCGGAGCGGGTGTTCCTGGACCGCGTGCCGGCCGGGACGGTCGTGCGGTTCTCCGGCCTGTACGGGCACGGCGAGCCGCGCCTGGTCGCCCAGGTGCAGCGCGGCGAGGTCAGCGATCCGCACCGTTGGACCAATCGCATCCACCGCGACGACGCCGCGGCAGCCGTCGTCCACCTGCTGACCATGGACGACCAGCCTGAGCGCCTGTACATCGGCACGGACGACGAGCCGGCGCTGCTGGGCGATGTCGCCGCGCACGTCGCGGCGCAGCTGGAGCTGCCCGCCCCACCGAGGGCGGATCCGGCCCGCGGCCACGGCAAACGGCTGAGCAATGCGCGCCTGCGTGCCAGCGGCTGGGTGCCACAGTTCCCGACCTACCGGCAGGGATACGTCGCCGACCAGTGA